One window from the genome of Macaca fascicularis isolate 582-1 chromosome 7, T2T-MFA8v1.1 encodes:
- the LTK gene encoding leukocyte tyrosine kinase receptor isoform X1: MGRWGRLLVWFRAVGAILCSSPGSQEPFQPSSPLPLASPGPQDPKVSAPPSILEPASQLNSLGTEGSWLFSTCGASGRHGPTQTQCDGAYAGTSVVVTVGAAGQLRGVQLWRVPGPGQYLISAYGAAGGKGAKNHLSRAHGVFVSAIFSLGLGESLYILVGQQGEDACPGGSPESQLVCLGESRAVEEHAAMDGSEEVPGSRRWAGGGGGGGGATYVFRVRAGELEPLLVAAGGGGRAYLRPRDRGRTQAAPEKLENRSEAPGSGGTGGAAGGGGGWTSRAPSPQAGRSLQEGAEGGQGCSEAWATLGWAAAGGFGGGGGACTAGGGGGGYRGGDASETDNLWADGEDGVSFIHPSSELYLQPLAVTENHGEVEIRRHLNCSHCPLKDCQWQAELQLAECLCPEGMELAVDNVTCMDLPNPPGPLVLMVAVVATSTLSLFMVCGVLILVKQKKWQGLRETRLPSPELELSKLRTSAIRTAPNPYYCQVGLGPAQSWPLPPGVTEVSPANVTLLRALGHGAFGEVYEGLVTGLPGDSSPLQVAIKTLPELCSPQDELDFLMEALIISKFSHQNIVRCVGLSLRAAPRLILLELMSGGDMKSFLRHSRPHLDQPSPLVMRDLLQLAQDIAQGCHYLEENHFIHRDIAARNCLLSCTGPSRVAKIGDFGMARDIYRASYYRRGDRALLPVKWMPPEAFLEGIFTSKTDSWSFGVLLWEIFSLGYMPYPGRTNQEVLDFVVAGGRMDPPRGCPGPVYRIMTQCWQHEPELRPSFASILERLQYCTQDPDVLNSPLPMELGPTPEEEGASGLGNRSLACLRPPQPQELSPGKLKSWGGSPLGPWLSSGLKPLKSRGLQPQNLWNPTYRS, encoded by the exons ATGGGACGCTGGGGCCGGCTGCTGGTGTGGTTCAGAGCTGTGG GCGCCATTCTCTGCTCTAGCCCGGGGTCCCAGGAGCCTTTTCAGCCGTCCTCACCCCTGCCGCTGGCAAGTCCCGGCCCCCAGGACCCGAAAGTCAGCGCCCCGCCTAGCATCTTGGAGCCAGCCTCCCAGCTGAATTCTCTGG GCACCGAGGGGTCCTGGCTGTTTTCTACCTGCGGGGCCAGCGGCCGGCATGGGCCCACACAGACACAATGTGATGGGGCCTACGCGGGGACCAGCGTGGTGGTGACCGTGGGGGCCGCCGGGCAGCTGAGAGGCGTGCAGCTGTGGCGCGTGCCGGGCCCTGGCCAGTATCT GATCTCAGCCTACGGAGCCGCGGGCGGCAAAGGCGCCAAGAACCACCTGTCGCGGGCGCATGGCGTCTTCGTCTCAGCAATCTTCTCCCTCGGTCTCGGGGAGTCGCTGTACATCCTGGTGGGGCAGCAGGGAGAGGACGCCTGTCCCGGA GGTAGCCCGGAGAGCCAGCTCGTCTGCCTCGGGGAGTCTCGAGCTGTTGAAGAGCACGCGGCGATGGATGGGAGCGAAGAGGTCCCAGGGTCGCGGCGCTGGGCGGGAGGCGGCGGGGGTGGCGGGGGCGCCACCTACGTTTTCCGG GTGCGCGCCGGAGAGCTGGAACCGCTGCTGGTGGCGGCCGGAGGCGGCGGTCGGGCCTACCTGAGGCCGCGGGACCGAGGCCGGACTCAGGCCGCCCCCGAGAAACTGGAGAACCGCTCGGAGGCGCCCGGAAGCGGCGGGACAGGCGGGGCGGCAG GTGGTGGGGGCGGCTGGACGTCGCGGGCTCCCTCTCCGCAGGCCGGCCGCTCACTGCAGGAGGGGGCGGAGGGCGGCCAGGGCTGCTCCGAGGCTTGGGCGACCCTTGGTTGGGCCGCGGCTGGCGGCTTcgggggcggcggcggggccTGCACTGCgggcggaggcggcggcggctATCGGG GGGGTGATGCTTCAGAGACTGACAACCTCTGGGCTGATGGGGAAGATGGAGTATCCTTCATACACCCCAGCAGCGAGCTCTATCTGCAGCCTCTGGCAG TCACCGAGAACCACGGAGAGGTAGAAATCCGAAGGCACCTCAACTGCAGTCACTGCCCTTTGAAAGACTGCCAATGGCAGGCAGAGCTCCAGTTGGCTGAGTGCCTGTGCCCAGAAGGCATGGAGCTAGCTGTGGATAACGTCACCTGCATGG ACCTGCCCAACCCCCCAGGCCCTCTGGTTCTGATGGTGGCTGTGGTGGCAACCTCAACACTGAGCCTCTTTATGGTGTGTGGGGTCCTGATTCTGG tgaAGCAGAAGAAGTGGCAGGGCCTGCGGGAGACGAGGCTGCCGAGCCCTGAGCTTGAGCTGAGCAAGCTTCGAACCTCTGCCATCAGGACGGCCCCCAATCCCTATTATTGCCAGGTGGGGCTTGGCCCGGCCCAGTCCTGGCCTCTGCCCCCAGGTGTCACCGAGGTTTCCCCAGCCAATGTTACTCTGCTCAG AGCCCTGGGCCATGGTGCCTTTGGGGAGGTGTATGAGGGACTGGTAACTGGCCTTCCTGGGGACTCCAGTCCCCTGCAGGTGGCTatcaag ACCCTGCCAGAACTCTGCTCTCCTCAGGATGAGCTGGATTTCCTCATGGAGGCACTCATCATCAG CAAGTTTAGCCATCAGAACATTGTGCGGTGTGTGGGGCTCAGCCTCAGGGCCGCCCCTCGCCTCATTCTGCTGGAACTGATGTCTGGAGGGGACATGAAGAGTTTCCTGAGGCACAGTCGTCCACACCTG GACCAGCCATCACCTCTGGTCATGCGGGATCTGCTGCAACTGGCCCAGGACATAGCCCAGGGCTGCCACTACCTGGAGGAAAATCACTTCATCCACAG GGATATTGCTGCGCGGAACTGCCTGCTGAGCTGCACTGGGCCCAGCCGTGTGGCCAAGATTGGGGACTTCGGGATGGCACGAGATATCTACCG GGCCAGTTATTACCGCAGGGGGGACCGGGCCTTGCTCCCAGTCAAGTGGATGCCCCCAGAGGCCTTCCTGGAGGGCATCTTCACATCCAAGACAGATTCCTG GTCTTTTGGGGTGCTTCTCTGGGAGATCTTCTCACTGGGCTACATGCCCTATCCTGGGCGCACCAACCAGGAGGTGCTGGACTTCGTGGTTGCAGGGGGCCGGATGGACCCTCCTAGGGGCTGCCCAGGGCCTGT GTACCGCATCATGACCCAGTGTTGGCAGCACGAGCCTGAGCTCCGCCCCAGCTTTGCCAGCATCTTGGAGCGTCTTCAGTACTGCACTCAG GACCCTGATGTGCTGAATTCACCCCTGCCAATGGAGCTGGGGCCCACCCCAGAGGAGGAAGGGGCTTCTGGGCTGGGGAACAGATCTTTGGCGTGCCTAAGACCCCCACAGCCCCAGGAACTGAGTCCAGGGAAGTTGAAAAGTTGGGGAGGTAGCCCTCTTGGCCCCTGGCTTTCCTCTGGCCTCAAGCCCCTCAAATCCAGGGGCCTCCAACCTCAGAACCTCTGGAATCCCACCTATCGCTCCTGA
- the LTK gene encoding leukocyte tyrosine kinase receptor isoform X6 has translation MGRWGRLLVWFRAVGAILCSSPGSQEPFQPSSPLPLASPGPQDPKVSAPPSILEPASQLNSLGTEGSWLFSTCGASGRHGPTQTQCDGAYAGTSVVVTVGAAGQLRGVQLWRVPGPGQYLISAYGAAGGKGAKNHLSRAHGVFVSAIFSLGLGESLYILVGQQGEDACPGGSPESQLVCLGESRAVEEHAAMDGSEEVPGSRRWAGGGGGGGGATYVFRVRAGELEPLLVAAGGGGRAYLRPRDRGRTQAAPEKLENRSEAPGSGGTGGAAGGGGGWTSRAPSPQAGRSLQEGAEGGQGCSEAWATLGWAAAGGFGGGGGACTAGGGGGGYRGGDASETDNLWADGEDGVSFIHPSSELYLQPLAVTENHGEVEIRRHLNCSHCPLKDCQWQAELQLAECLCPEGMELAVDNVTCMDLPNPPGPLVLMVAVVATSTLSLFM, from the exons ATGGGACGCTGGGGCCGGCTGCTGGTGTGGTTCAGAGCTGTGG GCGCCATTCTCTGCTCTAGCCCGGGGTCCCAGGAGCCTTTTCAGCCGTCCTCACCCCTGCCGCTGGCAAGTCCCGGCCCCCAGGACCCGAAAGTCAGCGCCCCGCCTAGCATCTTGGAGCCAGCCTCCCAGCTGAATTCTCTGG GCACCGAGGGGTCCTGGCTGTTTTCTACCTGCGGGGCCAGCGGCCGGCATGGGCCCACACAGACACAATGTGATGGGGCCTACGCGGGGACCAGCGTGGTGGTGACCGTGGGGGCCGCCGGGCAGCTGAGAGGCGTGCAGCTGTGGCGCGTGCCGGGCCCTGGCCAGTATCT GATCTCAGCCTACGGAGCCGCGGGCGGCAAAGGCGCCAAGAACCACCTGTCGCGGGCGCATGGCGTCTTCGTCTCAGCAATCTTCTCCCTCGGTCTCGGGGAGTCGCTGTACATCCTGGTGGGGCAGCAGGGAGAGGACGCCTGTCCCGGA GGTAGCCCGGAGAGCCAGCTCGTCTGCCTCGGGGAGTCTCGAGCTGTTGAAGAGCACGCGGCGATGGATGGGAGCGAAGAGGTCCCAGGGTCGCGGCGCTGGGCGGGAGGCGGCGGGGGTGGCGGGGGCGCCACCTACGTTTTCCGG GTGCGCGCCGGAGAGCTGGAACCGCTGCTGGTGGCGGCCGGAGGCGGCGGTCGGGCCTACCTGAGGCCGCGGGACCGAGGCCGGACTCAGGCCGCCCCCGAGAAACTGGAGAACCGCTCGGAGGCGCCCGGAAGCGGCGGGACAGGCGGGGCGGCAG GTGGTGGGGGCGGCTGGACGTCGCGGGCTCCCTCTCCGCAGGCCGGCCGCTCACTGCAGGAGGGGGCGGAGGGCGGCCAGGGCTGCTCCGAGGCTTGGGCGACCCTTGGTTGGGCCGCGGCTGGCGGCTTcgggggcggcggcggggccTGCACTGCgggcggaggcggcggcggctATCGGG GGGGTGATGCTTCAGAGACTGACAACCTCTGGGCTGATGGGGAAGATGGAGTATCCTTCATACACCCCAGCAGCGAGCTCTATCTGCAGCCTCTGGCAG TCACCGAGAACCACGGAGAGGTAGAAATCCGAAGGCACCTCAACTGCAGTCACTGCCCTTTGAAAGACTGCCAATGGCAGGCAGAGCTCCAGTTGGCTGAGTGCCTGTGCCCAGAAGGCATGGAGCTAGCTGTGGATAACGTCACCTGCATGG ACCTGCCCAACCCCCCAGGCCCTCTGGTTCTGATGGTGGCTGTGGTGGCAACCTCAACACTGAGCCTCTTTATG tga
- the LTK gene encoding leukocyte tyrosine kinase receptor isoform X4, whose product MGRWGRLLVWFRAVGAILCSSPGSQEPFQPSSPLPLASPGPQDPKVSAPPSILEPASQLNSLGTEGSWLFSTCGASGRHGPTQTQCDGAYAGTSVVVTVGAAGQLRGVQLWRVPGPGQYLISAYGAAGGKGAKNHLSRAHGVFVSAIFSLGLGESLYILVGQQGEDACPGGSPESQLVCLGESRAVEEHAAMDGSEEVPGSRRWAGGGGGGGGATYVFRVRAGELEPLLVAAGGGGRAYLRPRDRGRTQAAPEKLENRSEAPGSGGTGGAAGGGGGWTSRAPSPQAGRSLQEGAEGGQGCSEAWATLGWAAAGGFGGGGGACTAGGGGGGYRGGDASETDNLWADGEDGVSFIHPSSELYLQPLAVTENHGEVEIRRHLNCSHCPLKDCQWQAELQLAECLCPEGMELAVDNVTCMDLPNPPGPLVLMVAVVATSTLSLFMVCGVLILVKQKKWQGLRETRLPSPELELSKLRTSAIRTAPNPYYCQVGLGPAQSWPLPPGVTEVSPANVTLLRALGHGAFGEVYEGLVTGLPGDSSPLQVAIKTLPELCSPQDELDFLMEALIISKFSHQNIVRCVGLSLRAAPRLILLELMSGGDMKSFLRHSRPHLDQPSPLVMRDLLQLAQDIAQGCHYLEENHFIHRDIAARNCLLSCTGPSRVAKIGDFGMARDIYRASYYRRGDRALLPVKWMPPEAFLEGIFTSKTDSWYRIMTQCWQHEPELRPSFASILERLQYCTQDPDVLNSPLPMELGPTPEEEGASGLGNRSLACLRPPQPQELSPGKLKSWGGSPLGPWLSSGLKPLKSRGLQPQNLWNPTYRS is encoded by the exons ATGGGACGCTGGGGCCGGCTGCTGGTGTGGTTCAGAGCTGTGG GCGCCATTCTCTGCTCTAGCCCGGGGTCCCAGGAGCCTTTTCAGCCGTCCTCACCCCTGCCGCTGGCAAGTCCCGGCCCCCAGGACCCGAAAGTCAGCGCCCCGCCTAGCATCTTGGAGCCAGCCTCCCAGCTGAATTCTCTGG GCACCGAGGGGTCCTGGCTGTTTTCTACCTGCGGGGCCAGCGGCCGGCATGGGCCCACACAGACACAATGTGATGGGGCCTACGCGGGGACCAGCGTGGTGGTGACCGTGGGGGCCGCCGGGCAGCTGAGAGGCGTGCAGCTGTGGCGCGTGCCGGGCCCTGGCCAGTATCT GATCTCAGCCTACGGAGCCGCGGGCGGCAAAGGCGCCAAGAACCACCTGTCGCGGGCGCATGGCGTCTTCGTCTCAGCAATCTTCTCCCTCGGTCTCGGGGAGTCGCTGTACATCCTGGTGGGGCAGCAGGGAGAGGACGCCTGTCCCGGA GGTAGCCCGGAGAGCCAGCTCGTCTGCCTCGGGGAGTCTCGAGCTGTTGAAGAGCACGCGGCGATGGATGGGAGCGAAGAGGTCCCAGGGTCGCGGCGCTGGGCGGGAGGCGGCGGGGGTGGCGGGGGCGCCACCTACGTTTTCCGG GTGCGCGCCGGAGAGCTGGAACCGCTGCTGGTGGCGGCCGGAGGCGGCGGTCGGGCCTACCTGAGGCCGCGGGACCGAGGCCGGACTCAGGCCGCCCCCGAGAAACTGGAGAACCGCTCGGAGGCGCCCGGAAGCGGCGGGACAGGCGGGGCGGCAG GTGGTGGGGGCGGCTGGACGTCGCGGGCTCCCTCTCCGCAGGCCGGCCGCTCACTGCAGGAGGGGGCGGAGGGCGGCCAGGGCTGCTCCGAGGCTTGGGCGACCCTTGGTTGGGCCGCGGCTGGCGGCTTcgggggcggcggcggggccTGCACTGCgggcggaggcggcggcggctATCGGG GGGGTGATGCTTCAGAGACTGACAACCTCTGGGCTGATGGGGAAGATGGAGTATCCTTCATACACCCCAGCAGCGAGCTCTATCTGCAGCCTCTGGCAG TCACCGAGAACCACGGAGAGGTAGAAATCCGAAGGCACCTCAACTGCAGTCACTGCCCTTTGAAAGACTGCCAATGGCAGGCAGAGCTCCAGTTGGCTGAGTGCCTGTGCCCAGAAGGCATGGAGCTAGCTGTGGATAACGTCACCTGCATGG ACCTGCCCAACCCCCCAGGCCCTCTGGTTCTGATGGTGGCTGTGGTGGCAACCTCAACACTGAGCCTCTTTATGGTGTGTGGGGTCCTGATTCTGG tgaAGCAGAAGAAGTGGCAGGGCCTGCGGGAGACGAGGCTGCCGAGCCCTGAGCTTGAGCTGAGCAAGCTTCGAACCTCTGCCATCAGGACGGCCCCCAATCCCTATTATTGCCAGGTGGGGCTTGGCCCGGCCCAGTCCTGGCCTCTGCCCCCAGGTGTCACCGAGGTTTCCCCAGCCAATGTTACTCTGCTCAG AGCCCTGGGCCATGGTGCCTTTGGGGAGGTGTATGAGGGACTGGTAACTGGCCTTCCTGGGGACTCCAGTCCCCTGCAGGTGGCTatcaag ACCCTGCCAGAACTCTGCTCTCCTCAGGATGAGCTGGATTTCCTCATGGAGGCACTCATCATCAG CAAGTTTAGCCATCAGAACATTGTGCGGTGTGTGGGGCTCAGCCTCAGGGCCGCCCCTCGCCTCATTCTGCTGGAACTGATGTCTGGAGGGGACATGAAGAGTTTCCTGAGGCACAGTCGTCCACACCTG GACCAGCCATCACCTCTGGTCATGCGGGATCTGCTGCAACTGGCCCAGGACATAGCCCAGGGCTGCCACTACCTGGAGGAAAATCACTTCATCCACAG GGATATTGCTGCGCGGAACTGCCTGCTGAGCTGCACTGGGCCCAGCCGTGTGGCCAAGATTGGGGACTTCGGGATGGCACGAGATATCTACCG GGCCAGTTATTACCGCAGGGGGGACCGGGCCTTGCTCCCAGTCAAGTGGATGCCCCCAGAGGCCTTCCTGGAGGGCATCTTCACATCCAAGACAGATTCCTG GTACCGCATCATGACCCAGTGTTGGCAGCACGAGCCTGAGCTCCGCCCCAGCTTTGCCAGCATCTTGGAGCGTCTTCAGTACTGCACTCAG GACCCTGATGTGCTGAATTCACCCCTGCCAATGGAGCTGGGGCCCACCCCAGAGGAGGAAGGGGCTTCTGGGCTGGGGAACAGATCTTTGGCGTGCCTAAGACCCCCACAGCCCCAGGAACTGAGTCCAGGGAAGTTGAAAAGTTGGGGAGGTAGCCCTCTTGGCCCCTGGCTTTCCTCTGGCCTCAAGCCCCTCAAATCCAGGGGCCTCCAACCTCAGAACCTCTGGAATCCCACCTATCGCTCCTGA